One genomic region from Candidatus Desulfatibia profunda encodes:
- a CDS encoding N-6 DNA methylase → MDIDTVNTHTGHLKILQNLAIPTSGKKAVTTFEGLYNYWQEVFSVALLSKRFYQDLSSWYFWALKHVEFPDDAEKDRDVRNATSVIRLITRLMFVWFLKEKKLVPDALFDKDELDEHLDYKDSHDSTYYKAILQNLFFATLNTKMKKDDPESRKFVNRQYGIQEFYRYERFFKDKNKALKLFETIPFLNGGLFENLDKNIAQTNEVRIDCFSNRPVYEKRLKVPDFLFFGAADQIDLSDVYGSQKRKNETVRGIIHILNSYKFTIAENTPIEEEIALDPELLGKVFENLLASYNPETKTTARKQTGSFYTPREIVNYMVDESLIAYLEGKLIALYEKESGLTTETPPSQKSMFGKQKPVQSKIVPTKPKITAKVKKEINDKLRHLLSYSTEDHQFSKHEVKTIIDVLDNAKILDPACGSGAFPMGMLHKMVHILTKLDPQNKQWKQRQIENQTRQIKQDISYAEKIKDDKARQKAMDELEERMATINDAFDTNELDFGRKLYLIENCIFGVDIQPIAVQIAKLRFFISLIVDQLTDENKENLGIIPLPNLETKFVAANTLIGIDKKGQIGLNFQNSEINKKEKELAKVRERHFSARTPNTKEKYRQKDENLRNEIAELLKKDGFASEVTQKLAHWNPYDQNTFADFFDMDWMFGVKDGFDIVIGNPPYGVKFSSEEKKLYNSLFRHQDYQLDSYLLFLEKGVQLVRAGAGITYIIPNPWLTNLKLKKIRKYISNEVTVSGITHYMRKVFDAVVDTEVVLLKKSIPNNNIVNIIIYQDKDKFDSRSIPQHKWQVLNGEPINIFIDEKTEKLIDIIKNNTILLRNICNITVGMKPYQNGKGKPKQTKNVVKNRVFDATYKKGKSYRPLLRGRDIEKFVVKWEGNRWINYGDWLAEPRYTANFDAKEKIVIRQTGDSLIATLDIDQFVCMNNMHVIHSKSNEFNLKYILGLINSNLLNFYYQSLNPEKGEALAEVKKENVEKLVIKNASETKKKGIIGLVDKVLTTKKSNPSADTTALEAEIDARVAHLYNLTEEEYALVLKETNCPDPFRVAALNVYRDIDKGKIK, encoded by the coding sequence ATGGACATCGACACCGTAAATACCCATACCGGCCATTTAAAAATCCTGCAAAATCTGGCTATCCCCACATCCGGCAAAAAGGCAGTCACCACTTTTGAAGGCCTGTACAACTACTGGCAGGAAGTTTTCAGTGTTGCCCTGCTGAGCAAGCGTTTTTACCAGGACTTATCCAGTTGGTATTTCTGGGCCCTAAAGCACGTCGAGTTTCCGGATGATGCTGAAAAAGACCGGGATGTCAGAAATGCTACCAGTGTCATCCGTCTGATCACCCGTTTGATGTTTGTCTGGTTCCTAAAGGAAAAGAAACTGGTTCCGGATGCGCTTTTTGACAAAGATGAGCTTGATGAGCACCTGGATTATAAAGACTCTCATGACAGCACCTATTACAAGGCGATTTTACAAAACCTGTTTTTTGCGACGTTAAATACCAAAATGAAAAAGGATGATCCTGAAAGTCGCAAATTTGTCAATCGCCAGTATGGCATTCAGGAATTCTACCGTTACGAAAGATTTTTTAAAGACAAGAACAAAGCATTAAAACTGTTTGAAACCATCCCGTTTTTAAACGGCGGGTTGTTTGAAAACCTGGATAAAAATATAGCCCAAACCAATGAAGTCAGGATAGACTGTTTTTCCAACCGGCCTGTGTATGAAAAGCGATTGAAGGTGCCGGATTTTCTTTTTTTCGGTGCTGCGGATCAAATCGATTTAAGCGATGTTTACGGCAGTCAAAAGCGCAAAAATGAAACGGTCAGAGGCATTATCCATATTTTAAATTCGTATAAATTCACTATCGCCGAAAATACGCCCATCGAAGAAGAAATCGCCCTTGACCCGGAGCTGTTGGGCAAGGTGTTTGAAAACCTGCTGGCAAGCTATAACCCGGAAACAAAAACCACCGCACGCAAACAGACCGGATCGTTTTACACACCCAGGGAAATCGTCAACTATATGGTGGATGAATCCCTGATCGCCTACCTTGAAGGTAAATTAATCGCGCTTTATGAAAAGGAGTCCGGGCTCACAACAGAAACACCGCCGTCTCAAAAATCCATGTTCGGCAAACAAAAACCGGTGCAATCCAAAATTGTACCAACAAAACCAAAGATAACCGCTAAGGTAAAAAAAGAAATCAATGATAAACTCCGCCACCTGCTGTCCTATTCTACGGAAGATCATCAATTTTCAAAACACGAAGTAAAAACAATTATTGATGTGCTGGACAATGCCAAAATCCTTGATCCGGCTTGTGGTTCCGGTGCTTTCCCCATGGGCATGTTGCATAAAATGGTGCATATTCTTACCAAGCTCGATCCTCAAAACAAGCAGTGGAAGCAGCGGCAAATCGAAAATCAGACTCGCCAAATAAAGCAAGACATCTCTTATGCTGAAAAAATAAAAGACGACAAGGCCAGACAAAAAGCAATGGATGAGCTGGAAGAACGAATGGCAACCATTAATGATGCGTTTGATACCAATGAGCTGGATTTCGGTCGCAAACTCTATCTGATCGAAAACTGCATCTTCGGTGTGGATATCCAACCCATTGCCGTGCAGATTGCCAAGCTCCGTTTTTTTATTTCACTGATTGTTGATCAACTCACTGATGAAAATAAGGAAAACCTGGGGATTATACCTTTGCCGAATTTAGAGACTAAGTTTGTTGCGGCCAACACGCTGATCGGAATTGATAAAAAGGGGCAAATAGGACTCAATTTTCAAAATTCGGAAATCAATAAAAAAGAAAAAGAACTGGCCAAAGTGCGAGAACGGCACTTTTCAGCCCGCACTCCCAACACCAAGGAAAAATATAGGCAAAAAGATGAAAATTTAAGAAATGAAATTGCCGAACTTTTAAAAAAGGATGGCTTTGCCTCAGAGGTTACCCAAAAACTGGCGCATTGGAACCCCTATGATCAAAATACATTTGCTGATTTTTTTGATATGGACTGGATGTTCGGTGTGAAGGACGGGTTTGATATCGTGATTGGAAATCCGCCGTATGGAGTAAAATTTAGTTCCGAAGAAAAAAAGCTTTATAATTCTTTATTTAGACATCAAGATTATCAACTTGATAGCTATCTCTTATTTTTAGAGAAAGGTGTTCAATTAGTTAGAGCTGGTGCTGGCATTACATACATAATTCCCAACCCGTGGCTAACTAATCTAAAATTAAAAAAAATTAGAAAATATATATCCAACGAAGTAACTGTATCGGGAATAACGCATTATATGCGAAAAGTATTTGATGCAGTTGTTGATACCGAAGTCGTTCTTCTAAAAAAATCCATACCCAATAATAATATTGTAAACATAATAATTTATCAGGATAAAGATAAGTTTGATAGTCGTTCTATACCTCAACATAAGTGGCAGGTTTTAAATGGAGAGCCAATTAATATTTTCATAGATGAAAAAACTGAAAAATTGATTGATATAATAAAAAACAATACAATTCTGCTAAGAAATATCTGTAATATCACCGTAGGAATGAAACCATATCAAAATGGAAAAGGTAAACCTAAGCAAACAAAAAATGTTGTTAAAAATAGAGTATTTGATGCGACATATAAAAAGGGTAAAAGCTATAGACCTTTATTGCGCGGAAGAGACATTGAGAAATTCGTTGTTAAATGGGAAGGAAACAGGTGGATTAATTATGGAGATTGGTTAGCAGAGCCAAGATATACTGCCAATTTTGATGCGAAAGAAAAAATTGTTATACGTCAAACAGGTGATAGCTTGATTGCGACTTTAGATATCGATCAGTTTGTTTGTATGAATAATATGCACGTAATTCACTCAAAAAGTAATGAATTTAATTTGAAATATATACTTGGTTTAATTAATTCAAATTTATTGAATTTTTATTATCAAAGTCTTAACCCTGAAAAGGGAGAAGCTCTTGCAGAAGTAAAAAAAGAAAACGTCGAAAAATTAGTTATAAAGAACGCGAGTGAAACAAAGAAGAAAGGGATTATCGGTCTTGTTGACAAAGTCCTAACCACTAAAAAATCAAATCCTTCAGCCGACACAACCGCTCTCGAAGCTGAAATCGATGCACGCGTTGCCCACCTTTATAATTTGACGGAAGAAGAATACGCGCTGGTTTTGAAAGAAACGAACTGCCCGGACCCTTTCCGCGTCGCAGCTTTAAACGTTTACCGCGATATTGATAAGGGAAAAATAAAATGA